The following are from one region of the Lacinutrix sp. Bg11-31 genome:
- a CDS encoding type I restriction enzyme HsdR N-terminal domain-containing protein: protein MQVLNFPKFTFRFKNSENKVSIFDAIRKKFVILQPEEWVRQHCVQYLMDVKGYPISLINVEKELKVNDLKKRYDIVIFNPDGSIHLIVECKAPKIKIKQDTFDQVARYNLALNATYLMVTNGLNHYYCIMDFKAEKYEFLEDIPDYSMK from the coding sequence ATGCAAGTACTCAATTTTCCAAAGTTTACCTTTCGTTTCAAAAATAGCGAAAATAAAGTATCTATATTCGATGCTATTCGTAAAAAGTTTGTGATTTTACAACCCGAAGAATGGGTTAGGCAACATTGTGTGCAGTACTTAATGGATGTTAAAGGTTACCCAATTTCGCTTATAAACGTTGAAAAAGAACTTAAAGTCAACGATTTAAAGAAACGTTACGATATTGTAATTTTTAATCCAGATGGAAGTATTCACCTAATTGTAGAATGTAAAGCACCAAAAATAAAAATTAAACAAGATACTTTTGATCAAGTAGCACGATACAATTTAGCTTTAAACGCAACATATCTTATGGTGACGAATGGATTAAATCATTATTATTGTATTATGGATTTTAAAGCTGAAAAGTATGAGTTTTTGGAAGATATTCCTGATTATAGTATGAAATAA